A section of the Rhodospirillaceae bacterium genome encodes:
- the ychF gene encoding redox-regulated ATPase YchF codes for MGFRCGIVGLPNVGKSTLFNALTATAAAEASNYPFCTIEPNIGRVAVPDDRPAAIAALTGSAAAVPAQLEFVDIAGLVRGASRGEGLGNRFLANIREVDAIAHVVRCFDSGAVHHVEGAVDPVRDIETVETELMLADLESLEGRAENARRRVTGGDKDARERLKAMEPALAALEAGRPARQADVPAGSEKAFRDLQLLTAKPVLYIANVDEESAATGNGHSRQVEDFAAASGAASVVIAADIEAELAQLEDAAERQAFLESLGLGEPGLDRVIRAGYDLLGLITFFSTGPKETRAWTVPRGATAYEAAGEIHSDFQRGFIRAETVSSEVFLESGGEQAAREAGKMRSEGRDYPVRDGDIMLFRFNV; via the coding sequence ATGGGGTTCCGCTGCGGCATCGTCGGGCTGCCGAATGTCGGCAAGTCCACCCTGTTCAACGCCCTGACGGCGACGGCGGCCGCCGAGGCGTCCAACTATCCGTTCTGCACCATCGAGCCGAATATCGGCCGCGTCGCAGTGCCCGACGACCGGCCGGCGGCGATCGCGGCGCTGACCGGCTCCGCCGCCGCCGTCCCGGCGCAGCTGGAATTCGTCGATATCGCCGGGCTGGTGCGCGGGGCGAGCAGGGGCGAAGGACTGGGCAACCGGTTTCTCGCCAACATCCGCGAGGTCGACGCCATCGCCCATGTCGTGCGCTGCTTCGATAGCGGCGCCGTGCACCATGTCGAAGGGGCGGTCGATCCGGTGCGCGATATCGAGACCGTCGAAACCGAACTGATGCTGGCCGATCTGGAAAGCCTGGAAGGCCGTGCGGAGAACGCCCGGCGGCGCGTCACCGGCGGCGACAAGGACGCCCGGGAACGGCTGAAGGCGATGGAGCCGGCGCTGGCCGCGCTCGAGGCCGGGCGTCCGGCGCGACAGGCGGATGTCCCGGCCGGCTCGGAAAAGGCGTTTCGCGACCTGCAGCTGCTCACCGCCAAGCCGGTCCTCTACATCGCCAATGTCGACGAGGAATCGGCGGCGACCGGCAACGGCCATTCCCGGCAGGTCGAGGACTTTGCCGCCGCCAGCGGGGCGGCCTCGGTGGTCATCGCCGCGGATATCGAGGCGGAACTGGCGCAACTGGAGGACGCAGCCGAGCGCCAGGCGTTTCTCGAATCGCTGGGACTAGGCGAGCCCGGTCTCGACCGGGTGATTCGCGCCGGATACGATCTGCTCGGACTGATCACCTTCTTCTCGACCGGGCCGAAGGAAACCCGCGCCTGGACGGTGCCGCGCGGCGCCACGGCGTACGAGGCGGCCGGCGAGATCCACTCGGATTTCCAGCGCGGTTTCATCCGGGCGGAAACGGTCTCTTCGGAGGTTTTCCTCGAATCCGGCGGCGAACAGGCGGCCCGGGAGGCCGGAAAAATGCGCAGCGAAGGCCGGGACTATCCGGTCAGGGACGGCGATATCATGCTTTTTCGCTTCAACGTGTAG
- the pth gene encoding aminoacyl-tRNA hydrolase yields the protein MLLLVGLGNPGPKFAGHRHNFGFMALDEIVRCYGFGPWRGRFAGAAADGEVAGTRILALKPMTRMNLSGRSVGAAVRFHKLDPADVAVLYDELDLVPGKIRVKTGGGHGGHNGIRDIAARIGPDFRRVRLGIGHPGDSDRVTGYVLHDFTKAERRTAGALIDAVAEALPLLVGGDDNRFMTKVSQTMNPPPPKPDPKPPPKPPPKTNDPPVSEGSAAPPAAEGDAG from the coding sequence ATGTTGCTCCTGGTCGGACTGGGCAATCCCGGGCCGAAATTCGCCGGCCACCGCCATAATTTCGGCTTCATGGCGCTGGACGAAATCGTGCGGTGCTACGGCTTCGGTCCCTGGCGCGGCCGCTTCGCCGGCGCCGCCGCGGACGGCGAGGTCGCCGGCACACGCATTCTGGCGCTCAAGCCGATGACGCGGATGAACCTGTCGGGCCGCTCGGTCGGCGCGGCGGTGCGTTTTCACAAGCTCGATCCGGCCGATGTCGCCGTTCTCTACGACGAACTCGATCTCGTGCCCGGCAAGATACGGGTCAAGACCGGCGGCGGCCACGGCGGCCACAACGGCATTCGCGATATCGCGGCGCGCATCGGTCCCGACTTTCGCCGGGTCCGGCTCGGCATCGGCCATCCGGGCGACAGCGACCGGGTCACGGGCTATGTCCTGCACGATTTCACCAAGGCGGAGCGCAGGACCGCCGGCGCGCTGATCGATGCGGTTGCCGAAGCCCTGCCCCTGCTGGTCGGTGGCGACGACAACCGCTTCATGACGAAGGTCAGCCAGACCATGAACCCGCCGCCCCCGAAACCGGACCCGAAGCCGCCGCCGAAACCGCCTCCGAAAACGAACGACCCGCCAGTGTCCGAAGGCTCCGCAGCGCCGCCTGCCGCCGAGGGGGATGCCGGATAG
- a CDS encoding 50S ribosomal protein L25/general stress protein Ctc yields MSDYAVLEAAARDRAGKGAARAIRREGRLPGVIYGGGRDIVLLTMDPRVLHARMRKTGFFATQFHVDVAGEKHRVLPKEVQFHPVTDDPIHVDFLRVTDRTRVTVEIPVRFVNEEAAPGLEVGGVLSVVRHTVEVATAAGNIPEEIVVDLSGMEIGDSVRIGNITLPEGVRPTIADRDFMIASIAAPMQIVEDEEEDEEDDEMDVPTVAEDEASQQDDEDGPAES; encoded by the coding sequence ATGAGCGACTACGCTGTGCTCGAAGCCGCGGCGCGCGACCGGGCCGGCAAGGGGGCCGCCCGGGCGATCCGCCGCGAAGGCCGCTTGCCGGGCGTCATCTACGGCGGCGGCCGGGATATCGTGCTGCTGACGATGGACCCCCGGGTCCTGCACGCCCGGATGCGCAAGACGGGATTCTTCGCAACCCAGTTCCATGTCGATGTGGCCGGGGAAAAGCACCGGGTCCTGCCGAAAGAGGTGCAGTTCCACCCGGTCACGGACGATCCGATCCATGTCGATTTCCTGCGCGTGACCGACCGGACGCGGGTGACGGTCGAGATACCGGTCCGCTTCGTCAACGAAGAGGCCGCGCCGGGCCTGGAGGTCGGCGGCGTGTTGAGCGTCGTGCGTCACACCGTCGAAGTGGCGACCGCCGCCGGCAACATTCCGGAGGAGATCGTCGTCGATCTCAGCGGAATGGAAATCGGCGATTCGGTCAGGATCGGAAACATCACCCTGCCGGAAGGCGTGCGGCCGACGATCGCCGACCGCGATTTCATGATCGCCTCCATCGCCGCGCCGATGCAGATCGTCGAGGACGAAGAAGAAGACGAGGAAGACGACGAAATGGACGTCCCGACCGTCGCCGAGGACGAGGCGTCGCAGCAGGACGACGAGGACGGCCCGGCCGAATCCTGA
- a CDS encoding ribose-phosphate pyrophosphokinase — protein sequence MKLIAGNSNRPLAEAVSAYLNVPLTQANVRRFSDMEVFVEIEENIRGEDVFVIQSTSFPANDNLMELLVMLDALRRASARRVTAAVPYYGYARQDRKTGPRTPISAKLVSNLITTAGANRLLTIDLHAGQIQGFFDIPVDNLFAAPVFTADIDREYGKDNGASEAVIVSPDVGGVLRARGIARRIGADLAIIDKRRERAGVSAVMNIIGDVKGRVCILVDDIVDSAGTLCNASDALMNAGAESVAAYVTHGVLSGGAVGRIAGSPIGEMVITDSIQATEAVRVSDKLRPLSIAPLIGEAIRRISEETSVSSLFN from the coding sequence ATGAAACTGATCGCCGGCAACAGCAACCGGCCGCTCGCCGAAGCGGTCTCCGCCTATCTCAACGTGCCGCTGACGCAGGCCAATGTGCGCCGGTTCTCCGACATGGAGGTGTTCGTCGAGATCGAGGAAAACATCCGCGGCGAGGATGTCTTCGTCATCCAGTCGACGTCGTTCCCGGCCAACGACAACCTGATGGAACTGCTGGTGATGCTGGACGCGCTGCGCCGCGCGTCGGCGCGCCGGGTCACGGCCGCGGTGCCTTACTACGGCTACGCCCGGCAGGACCGCAAGACCGGCCCGCGAACGCCGATATCGGCAAAGCTGGTCTCAAACCTGATCACCACGGCCGGCGCCAACCGGCTGCTCACCATCGATCTCCACGCCGGGCAGATCCAGGGCTTCTTCGACATTCCGGTCGATAACCTGTTCGCCGCGCCGGTCTTCACCGCCGATATCGACCGGGAATACGGCAAGGACAACGGGGCCAGCGAGGCGGTGATCGTGTCGCCGGATGTCGGCGGCGTGCTGCGCGCCCGGGGCATCGCGCGCCGGATCGGCGCCGACCTCGCCATCATCGACAAGCGGCGCGAGCGGGCCGGCGTCTCGGCGGTGATGAACATCATCGGCGACGTCAAGGGCCGGGTCTGCATCCTGGTCGACGACATCGTCGATTCCGCCGGGACCCTGTGCAACGCGTCCGACGCCCTGATGAATGCCGGCGCCGAATCGGTGGCGGCCTACGTCACCCACGGCGTCCTTTCGGGCGGCGCGGTCGGCCGGATCGCCGGATCGCCGATCGGCGAGATGGTGATCACCGACTCGATCCAGGCAACCGAGGCCGTCCGCGTCTCCGACAAGCTCCGGCCGCTCAGCATTGCGCCGCTGATCGGCGAGGCCATCCGGCGGATCAGCGAGGAGACCAGCGTCAGCAGCCTGTTCAACTGA